A single Candidatus Woesearchaeota archaeon DNA region contains:
- a CDS encoding metallophosphoesterase, whose amino-acid sequence MDEKKIVSHFLNRGILMSPDVLINKESFEKFMIENKLEETDFEALSLFFKNSFYKIDTKTEEKNNRFIMPFSEKETNKLENRAIKINSGQTEKISPTPHLNNSLVKIVFSYEEESKKRTCEDFISYFKIRFKSIRNILQNRQELQNVISIQRLNMKKEKETVSIIGMVLEIQKTKKGNLMVILEDLTDKITCVVSKENTELFEQSKEIVLDEVIGLSGYFNGSIIYVNTFVWPDVPFSKELKKAPNEAYAVFISDTEFGNKFFQEASWNNFIKWIRGEIGTDEQKQIVHKIKYLFIAGDLVDGVGIYPGQEADLTISDIYKQYEVFAEYLKQIPKEITIITSPGNHDAMRIAEPQPPLYRDFAAKVWELPNVINVSNPAIINIHASESFPGFDVLIYHGYSFTYYGDNVESLRTAGGINRTDLILKFLMKKRHLAPTHQSSLYLPTSEKDFLFIETVPDFFVTGHVHQVAALNYRNVTLLNCSCWLSQTPYQEKMGVNPEISKAIIVNLQTREIKIMRF is encoded by the coding sequence ATGGATGAAAAAAAGATAGTTTCACATTTCTTAAATAGAGGAATTTTGATGAGTCCGGATGTTTTGATTAATAAGGAATCTTTTGAAAAATTTATGATAGAGAATAAATTAGAGGAAACAGATTTTGAAGCATTGTCTCTTTTTTTTAAAAATAGTTTTTATAAAATCGACACAAAAACAGAAGAAAAAAACAATCGTTTTATTATGCCTTTTTCTGAAAAAGAGACTAATAAATTAGAAAATAGGGCAATTAAAATAAACTCAGGGCAAACTGAAAAAATCTCCCCTACTCCTCATTTAAATAATTCCTTGGTGAAAATCGTATTTTCATATGAAGAAGAAAGTAAAAAAAGAACCTGTGAAGATTTTATTTCTTATTTTAAAATCAGATTTAAATCAATAAGAAACATTCTTCAAAATAGGCAAGAGTTACAAAATGTTATTTCTATTCAAAGATTAAACATGAAAAAAGAAAAAGAAACCGTTTCTATAATTGGAATGGTTTTGGAGATACAAAAAACAAAAAAGGGCAATTTAATGGTAATATTAGAAGACTTAACAGATAAAATTACCTGTGTTGTATCTAAAGAGAACACTGAATTATTTGAACAGAGTAAAGAAATAGTTTTGGATGAAGTAATTGGACTAAGCGGGTATTTTAATGGCAGCATTATTTATGTAAATACATTTGTTTGGCCGGATGTTCCTTTTAGCAAAGAGCTTAAAAAAGCGCCAAATGAAGCATATGCTGTATTTATATCAGATACGGAATTTGGAAATAAATTTTTTCAAGAAGCAAGCTGGAATAATTTTATTAAATGGATCAGGGGAGAAATAGGCACTGATGAACAAAAACAGATAGTTCATAAAATAAAATATCTTTTTATTGCAGGCGACCTTGTAGATGGAGTAGGGATTTATCCGGGACAAGAAGCAGATTTAACTATTTCTGATATCTATAAACAGTATGAAGTATTTGCAGAGTATTTAAAACAAATTCCAAAAGAAATAACCATTATTACATCTCCTGGAAACCATGATGCGATGAGAATTGCGGAACCTCAGCCACCTTTATACCGTGATTTTGCTGCAAAAGTATGGGAACTGCCAAATGTGATAAATGTTAGCAACCCCGCAATAATAAATATTCACGCATCAGAATCTTTTCCCGGATTTGATGTTTTGATATATCATGGATATTCTTTTACTTATTATGGTGACAACGTTGAATCATTAAGGACTGCAGGCGGAATTAATAGGACAGATTTAATCCTTAAGTTTCTTATGAAAAAAAGACACTTAGCGCCAACACATCAATCTTCTTTATATTTGCCAACTTCAGAAAAAGATTTTTTATTTATAGAAACCGTGCCGGATTTTTTCGTAACAGGGCACGTTCATCAGGTTGCGGCATTAAATTATAGAAATGTTACATTGCTTAATTGTTCATGTTGGCTGAGTCAAACCCCATATCAAGAGAAAATGGGTGTTAATCCTGAAATTTCAAAAGCAATTATTGTTAATTTACAAACCAGAGAAATAAAAATTATGAGGTTTTAA
- a CDS encoding orc1/cdc6 family replication initiation protein translates to MTEKPLDDFFEKFLNKESVFSNKRILESKYTPETVPHRDEQIKQIANILAPCLKLDKPSNLFIYGKTGTGKTLSVKCTTNKIKEMADLRGIPVCIIYINCKLKRIADTEYRLIAEFAKNLGKEIPATGLPTQEVYNLFYKELDSKEQLVILVLDEIDQIKKAGNLILYNLTRINQGLQKSQVSIIGISNDLTFADNLDARVKSSLSEEELIFPSYNAIQLQEILRDRADQAFRKESIEVGVIEKCAAYAAREHGDARRALELLRVAGDIADRGGGNRVKIEHIDEAEFKIEKDRVLDIVSSQPKQFQATLFSIISIYSQRKGMIFTGEVYELYKGICSKIGIIPLTQRRLSDIIAELDMLGIITAKVISKGRYGRTREIDLAIPHGTIGKINNILLKALELKEGD, encoded by the coding sequence TTGACAGAAAAACCATTAGATGATTTTTTTGAAAAATTTTTAAATAAAGAAAGTGTATTTAGCAATAAAAGAATTTTAGAATCAAAATATACTCCTGAAACAGTACCTCATAGAGATGAACAGATTAAACAAATTGCCAATATACTTGCTCCATGTTTAAAATTAGATAAGCCTTCTAATCTTTTTATTTATGGCAAAACAGGAACCGGAAAAACACTCTCTGTGAAATGCACAACCAACAAAATTAAAGAAATGGCCGATTTAAGAGGAATACCTGTTTGTATTATTTATATAAATTGTAAATTAAAAAGAATCGCCGATACAGAGTATAGATTAATTGCAGAGTTTGCAAAAAATTTAGGTAAAGAAATACCTGCAACAGGTTTACCTACTCAAGAAGTTTATAATTTATTTTATAAAGAATTAGACTCAAAAGAACAATTAGTTATTTTAGTTTTAGATGAAATTGATCAAATTAAAAAAGCCGGAAACCTCATTTTATATAATTTAACAAGAATTAATCAAGGGCTACAAAAATCTCAAGTAAGTATAATAGGGATTTCAAACGATTTAACGTTTGCTGACAATCTTGATGCAAGAGTGAAAAGCTCCTTATCTGAAGAAGAGTTAATATTTCCTTCATATAATGCAATACAATTACAAGAAATTTTAAGAGATCGCGCGGATCAGGCATTTAGAAAAGAATCTATTGAAGTCGGAGTAATAGAAAAATGCGCAGCATATGCCGCACGAGAGCATGGTGATGCAAGAAGAGCTTTAGAACTTTTAAGGGTGGCAGGAGACATTGCTGATAGAGGGGGAGGCAACAGAGTAAAGATAGAGCATATTGATGAAGCGGAATTTAAAATTGAAAAAGATAGAGTATTAGATATAGTTTCATCCCAACCTAAACAATTTCAAGCCACTCTTTTTTCAATAATTTCAATATATTCACAAAGAAAAGGAATGATATTTACAGGAGAGGTTTATGAATTATATAAAGGGATTTGTTCAAAAATAGGGATTATCCCTTTAACACAAAGAAGATTATCGGACATTATTGCAGAATTAGATATGCTGGGAATTATTACTGCTAAAGTTATTTCAAAAGGGAGATATGGAAGGACCAGAGAAATAGATTTGGCAATTCCGCATGGAACAATTGGAAAAATAAATAATATTTTATTAAAAGCATTAGAGCTTAAAGAAGGAGACTAA